A DNA window from Barnesiella intestinihominis YIT 11860 contains the following coding sequences:
- a CDS encoding IS1096 element passenger TnpR family protein — translation MIYKFRIVSDEVDNFKREICIDSDASFLELHDAILDSVGFSKDQMTSFFICDDDWEKKTEITLMDMGKDSDEDTWIMASTKLSDLIEDEGQRLVFVFDYMTDRMFFMELKEIEPGKDLETPVCTRKEGNPPQQTMDFEELEKKNVANNSSDFDETFYGDETFDPSELDEEGFADLNMDDEYNNM, via the coding sequence ATGATATATAAATTCAGAATTGTTTCAGACGAAGTCGACAATTTCAAACGGGAAATATGCATCGATTCCGATGCTTCTTTTCTCGAACTGCACGATGCCATACTCGATTCTGTCGGCTTTTCTAAGGATCAAATGACCTCATTCTTCATTTGTGACGACGATTGGGAGAAAAAAACAGAAATTACCCTGATGGACATGGGGAAAGATTCTGACGAAGATACGTGGATCATGGCGTCTACAAAACTAAGCGACCTCATCGAAGACGAAGGCCAACGATTAGTTTTTGTATTCGATTACATGACCGACCGCATGTTTTTTATGGAATTGAAAGAGATCGAACCGGGAAAAGATTTAGAGACCCCGGTCTGCACACGTAAGGAAGGCAATCCTCCCCAACAAACGATGGATTTCGAAGAACTAGAAAAAAAGAATGTCGCGAATAATTCTTCCGACTTCGATGAAACCTTTTACGGAGATGAAACCTTCGATCCCTCGGAACTCGACGAAGAAGGATTTGCCGATCTGAATATGGACGACGAATACAACAATATGTAA